The Streptomyces sp. V4I8 genome includes the window CCGCAACGAGGAGGACGTGCGCGCCGCCCAGCGGCTGCGGCACGACGTCTTCGCCGGTGAGATGGGGGCCCTGCTGTCCACCTCGCAGCCGGGTCACGACATCGACGCCTTCGATGCGTACTGCGACCATCTGCTCGTCCGCGAGGAGGTGTCCGGACAGGTCGTCGGCACCTACCGGCTGCTGCCGCCGGAGCGCGCCGCGGTCGCGGGGCGGCTGTACTCCGAGGGCGAGTTCGACCTCACCCGGATCGACGCGCTGCGCCCGAACCTGGTCGAGGTCGGCCGCTCCTGCGTCCACCCCGACCACCGCGACGGCGCCGTCATCAGCCTCATCTGGGCCGGTATCGCCCGCTACATGGTCGACCGCGGCCACGAATGGCTGGCCGGCTGCTGCTCGATCCCGCTGGCCGACGGCGGCACCCTCGCGGCCGCGACCTGGGACCGGGTGCAGGCCAAGCACCTGGCCCCGGAGGAGTACCGCGTACGACCGCTGCGCCCCTGGCAGCCGACCCAGCCCGCCCCCGCCACCCGCACCGAACTCCCGGCCCTCCTGCGCGGCTACCTCCGCCTCGGCGCCTTCGTCTGCGGCGAGCCCGCGCACGACCCGGAGTTCGGGGTCGCCGACCTGTACGTGCTGCTGTCGATGCGCCGGGTCAACTCGCGCTATCTGCGGCACTTCCTCTCCCTGGTCCCGGCGTGACGGACGTGGCGGCCATGAGCACCTACTCCCTCGGTGCCGTACGTGTCCCCACGGCGACCGCTCCCCAGGCCGCCCACCCCGTCGAGGCGGCGAACCTCTGGCGGCCCCACGCGCCCTGCACCCCGCGGGCGTGCGTGGACGCGACGGGACCCGCCAGGGCCGTACCCCTGGCCGCCCTGCGGCTCACAGCGGTCCTGCTCCTCCTGGTCGTCGGCTTCCTGGGCGGCCCGCTCAGCGGGCGGGTACCCGCGGCGCTGATCCGGCGCTGGTGCGGCTGGGTCGTCCGGGCCGCGGGGGTCCGGGCACGCATCGACGGCGGTGCCGCTCCCGACGGCGGGCTGCTGCTCGTCGCCAACCACGTCTCCTGGCTGGACATCCCGCTGCTCGCCGCCGTCCGCCCGGCGCGGATGCTCGCCAAGTCGGAGATCCGGGACTGGCCCGTCGCGGGGTGGCTGACCGCCCGCAGCGGCGCCCTCTTCATCGACCGCGACCGGATCCGCGCCCTGCCCGGCACCGTCGCCCGGATCGCCGAGGCGCTGCGGGCCGGCGAGGCCGTCGCCCTCTTCCCCGAGGGCAGCACCTGGTGCGGCCGCGCCCAGGGCCACTTCCGCCGGGCCGCCTTCCAGGCAGCTCTCGACGCGGACGTCCCCGTCCAGCCGGTCCGTCTGCGGTACCGGACGGCCCAGGGCGCACCCAGCACGGCGGCCGCCTTCGTCGGTGAGGACGCGCTGCTCACCTCGGTATGGCGGGTGGTGAGGGCACGCGAGCTGGTCGCCGACGTCGAGGTGAAGGAGGCGATCGCGCCGGGCCTTCACCCCGACCGTCGCAGCCTGGCCCGCGCCGCCGAACGCTCCGCGCTACCGGGGGCGCATCAGCCGGAGATCCTCACCCCAGGCATCCAGCACCGCCCCGTGCCCCTCCCGGCGGGCCGCGGCCTCCACGCGGCCGAACAGCCGCCGCTGGACCGCCACATCGCCGCTCGCGGAAATGCGGTCCACGTCCCGCAGCAGGGCGGCACCGTCCCAGCCCGGCAGCGGGTGGCGGGCGAGCTCCCAGCGTAGGTACTTGTTGTACGGGCGGGGGCGCCGGTCCAGGGCGAAGAGCAGCTCCAGGAGGTGCCCCACACTGTCGGTGGCGTCGAGCCGGGCGGCGAGCGGCTCGCCGTCACGGTCGTTCTTGACCGAGCGGTAGAGGGAGTTGGCGTAGGCGTCGAGCCATCCGTCGGCAGCCCGGAACGCCTCGTCGACGCCGAGCCGCGCCTTGGCGGCGAGGATCTCCGCGATCCCCCCGTCCAGCCGGTCGAGCAAGACCCGCGCCCGGGCGAGGGCGTAACGCTCGGATCCCGGCATTCCGGCCGCCCGGAACTCGGCGAGAGAGACGATCACCAGATCAAGCCGGGCCGTACGGAGGGCGGTGAGGCGACGCAGGTCTGTCGCCGCGCCGTCCGCGAGGACGACGTACAGATCGTGGTCGGAGTGCTCGGAGGCCATGCCGTCATGGGCCCGCGAGCCCTTGAGGACCAGGCCGACGACGGCGGGGTCGGCCGTCGCGAGCGCGACGAACGTGTCATAGGTGAGGGACTGCTGCGCTGTCATGCGTGATCTCCGGTGGGACGGCGACGGGAATGCCTGCCGGGGCGGCCACGGAAACCTCCGGGCGCCCACACAGTCCGCGACGGCACGCGCCGCCGCGCGGAGGATCAACGCACGCGGCGATTGTACGAGGCACAAGTGCCAGGTCCCCAAGGGCTTTTCGGGGCATCACAGGAGCAGGACTCAGGGCATCGCACGTGCCAGATACGGCGCCGTGGCGCTCCCCTCCGCACGCGCCACCTCCGCCGGCCGGCCCACCGCCACGATCCGTCCGCCCGCGTCCCCGCCGCCCGGCCCCAGGTCGATCACCCAGTCCGCGCCCGCGACGACCGCCATGTCGTGCTCGACCACGACGACGGTGTGCCCGGCGTCGACGAGCCCGTGCAGCTGGCGCATCAGCACCTCGACGTCGGCCGGGTGGAGGCCGGTCGTCGGTTCGTCGAGGAGGTAGAGGGTGTGGCCGCGGCGGACGCGCTGCAGTTCGCTCGCCAGCTTGATGCGCTGGGCCTCGCCGCCGGACAGCTCGGTGGCGGGCTGTCCGAGCCGTAGATAGCCGAGGCCGACGTCGAGCAGGGTGGCGAGGCTGCGGGCCACGGCCGGGGTGTCCGCGAAGAAGTCCGCGGCCGCTTCGACCGTGAGGTCCAGTACCTGCGCGATATTCCGTCCCCGGTACGCCACTTGGAGCGTCTCGGGGTTGTAGCGCGCCCCGCCGCAGTCGGGGCACGGGGCGTACGTGCTCGGCAGGAACAGCAGCTCGACGCTGACGAACCCCTCGCCCTGGCAGGTCTCGCAGCGCCCGCCCGCGACGTTGAAGGAGAAGCGTCCGACGCCGTAACCGCGGGCCCCCGCCTCGTCGGTGGCCGCGAACACCTTGCGTACGACATCGAAGAGGCCGGTGTAGGTGGCGAGATTGGAGCGCGGGGTGCGTCCGATCGGCTTCTGGTCCACCGAGACCAGGCGCCCCACGCCCGCCAGGTCCTCGGTGATCTCGCCGATGAGCGTGGACTTGCCCGAACCCGAGACACCGGTGACGGCCGTGAACGCGCCGAGCGGGAACTCGGCGGTCACCCCGCGCAGGTTGTGCCGGGTGACCGGGCCGACCTTCAACTGGCCGAGCGGGGAACGCACTTGGCGTACCGGGGCGGGGGAGTCGTCGAAGAGGAAGCGCGCGGTGGCCGACTCGGCGACCGTCGCCAGCTCCGCCACCGGACCGCTGTGCAGCACCCGTCCGCCGTGCTCACCCGCACGCGGCCCCACGTCGACCAGCCAGTCGGCGCCACGCATGACATCGAGGTGGTGCTCGACCACGAACACCGTGTTCCCGGCCGCCTTCAGCCGCGCCAGCACCGTCAGCAGCGCCTCCGTGTCCGCCGGGTGCAGTCCCGCGGACGGCTCGTCGAGGACGTACACGACACCGAAGAGCCCGGACCGCAGCTGGGTGGCGAGCCGCAGGCGCTGCAGTTCGCCCGCGGAGAGCGTGGGCGTGGCGCGGTCGAGGCTGAGGTAGCCGAGGCCGAGTTCGACGACGGGTGCGATACGGGACCGCAGGTCCTCGGTGAGGACGCGGGCCGTCTCCGACGAGGCTTCGCCGTCCACGGTGCCCGCCAGCTCCGTCAGCGGCAGCGCGGCCAGCTCGGCGATCGTCCGGCCGGCGAAGGTCACCGCCAGCGCCTCGGGCCGCAGCCTGCTGCCCTGGCACGCCGGGCAGGCCGTGGACGCCAGGAAGCGCTCCGCCTTGGCCCTGAGCGTCGGGCTCTTGGAGTCGGAGAAGGTCTTCATGACGTACCGCCGGGCGCTCATGTACGTGCCCTGGTACGGCCGTTGGATGCGGTCGGCGTCACGCACCGGGTGGACGGTGACGACCGGCTGCTCGTCGGTGAAGAGGATCCACTCGCGCTGCTCGGCGGGCAGCTCGCGCCAGGGCCGGTCGACGTCGTGGCCCAGCGCGTCGAGGATGTCGCGCAGGTTCTTGCCCTGCCAGGCACCCGGCCACGCGGCGATCGCGCCCTCCCGGATCGACAGGGTCTGGTCGGGAACCAGCAACTCCTCGGTCGTACGGTGCACTTGGCCCAGCCCGTGGCATTCCGGGCACGCTCCGGCCGCCGTGTTCGGCGAGAAGGCGTCCGAGTCGAGCCGCTCGGCGCCCGGCGGGTGGTCGCCCGCGCGGGAGAACAGCATCCGCAGGGAGTTGGAGAGGTTGGTGACCGTGCCGACGGAGGAGCGGGACGTCGGCGCCGAGCGGCGCTGCTGGAGCGACACGGCGGGCGGAAGTCCGCTGATCTCGCCGACTTTGGGCGCGCCGACCTGGTGGATCAGCCTGCGCGCGTACGGCGCGACC containing:
- a CDS encoding GNAT family N-acetyltransferase; amino-acid sequence: MTGVLTVDRPPQPTAPTRYTVGLARNEEDVRAAQRLRHDVFAGEMGALLSTSQPGHDIDAFDAYCDHLLVREEVSGQVVGTYRLLPPERAAVAGRLYSEGEFDLTRIDALRPNLVEVGRSCVHPDHRDGAVISLIWAGIARYMVDRGHEWLAGCCSIPLADGGTLAAATWDRVQAKHLAPEEYRVRPLRPWQPTQPAPATRTELPALLRGYLRLGAFVCGEPAHDPEFGVADLYVLLSMRRVNSRYLRHFLSLVPA
- a CDS encoding ABC transporter — encoded protein: MHSPHDPYVRVRGAREHNLQGVDVDIPRDVLTVFTGVSGSGKSSLAFGTIYAEAQRRYFESVAPYARRLIHQVGAPKVGEISGLPPAVSLQQRRSAPTSRSSVGTVTNLSNSLRMLFSRAGDHPPGAERLDSDAFSPNTAAGACPECHGLGQVHRTTEELLVPDQTLSIREGAIAAWPGAWQGKNLRDILDALGHDVDRPWRELPAEQREWILFTDEQPVVTVHPVRDADRIQRPYQGTYMSARRYVMKTFSDSKSPTLRAKAERFLASTACPACQGSRLRPEALAVTFAGRTIAELAALPLTELAGTVDGEASSETARVLTEDLRSRIAPVVELGLGYLSLDRATPTLSAGELQRLRLATQLRSGLFGVVYVLDEPSAGLHPADTEALLTVLARLKAAGNTVFVVEHHLDVMRGADWLVDVGPRAGEHGGRVLHSGPVAELATVAESATARFLFDDSPAPVRQVRSPLGQLKVGPVTRHNLRGVTAEFPLGAFTAVTGVSGSGKSTLIGEITEDLAGVGRLVSVDQKPIGRTPRSNLATYTGLFDVVRKVFAATDEAGARGYGVGRFSFNVAGGRCETCQGEGFVSVELLFLPSTYAPCPDCGGARYNPETLQVAYRGRNIAQVLDLTVEAAADFFADTPAVARSLATLLDVGLGYLRLGQPATELSGGEAQRIKLASELQRVRRGHTLYLLDEPTTGLHPADVEVLMRQLHGLVDAGHTVVVVEHDMAVVAGADWVIDLGPGGGDAGGRIVAVGRPAEVARAEGSATAPYLARAMP